A segment of the bacterium genome:
TGAAAGGATGATAACTTATATTTTTTTCTGTCCGATTTCTACGGCATATTATAAAAATGGGCATAGATTTAACTCAAATAGATTCTCTGGTGTTATCACATGGGCATAATGACCATACATGGGGATTAAAATTTTTACTAAAAATTTTAAAAGATAAATCTTCGAAAGTAAGTTCACCCGAGCTTATTTCTCATCCGTCAACTTTTATACCCAAAAGACATAAAGAATATGAAGATATAGGATTAAAATTTTCTCAAGACACTCTTTCTGAATATTTTAACTTGAATTTATCGACAACCCCTTTATGGATAAGTGAAAAACTTGTGTTTCTGGGTGAAATAAAAAGGCGTAATGACTATGAAAATAAAACTCCTTGCGGACAGATTTTGATTAATGGGCTGCAAGATGATTATTTGATGGAAGATTCGGCATTGGTTTATAAATCCCCAAAAGGACTTGTTATTATTACAGGATGTTCGCATTCGGGAATATGTAATATTATTGAGCAGGCAATCGAAACTTGTGACGATGACAGAATTTACTGTGTTATTGGAGGGTTTCATCTCTTAAATCCTTCAGACAAAATATTATCTGAGACTTTAAATTTTATGAAAATGATAAATCCCAAAAACTTATATGCCTGTCATTGCGTGGATTTAAATACAAAAATCGAATTGTCTAAAATTGCTGCCATAAAAGAAGTCGGTGTAGGATTAACTCTTACTTTTGAATAAATCGATAATATAT
Coding sequences within it:
- a CDS encoding MBL fold metallo-hydrolase, whose product is MGIDLTQIDSLVLSHGHNDHTWGLKFLLKILKDKSSKVSSPELISHPSTFIPKRHKEYEDIGLKFSQDTLSEYFNLNLSTTPLWISEKLVFLGEIKRRNDYENKTPCGQILINGLQDDYLMEDSALVYKSPKGLVIITGCSHSGICNIIEQAIETCDDDRIYCVIGGFHLLNPSDKILSETLNFMKMINPKNLYACHCVDLNTKIELSKIAAIKEVGVGLTLTFE